The genomic window GAAGAAGCCGCTCCTGCCGACAACATCTTCGGTGGTGACGAAGCTCCCGCCGATGCAGCGGCTCCCGCAGACGACATCTTTGGCGGTGCTGAAGAAGCTCCCATGGAAGAAGCCGCTCCTGCCGACGACATCTTCGGTGGTGACGAAGCCGCTCCCGCCGATGCAGCGGCCCCCGCGGACGACATCTTTGGCGGTGCTGAAGAAGCTCCCATGGAAGAAGCCGCTCCTGCCGACGACATCTTCGGTGGTGGTGACGAAGCTCCCGCCGATGCAGCGGCTCCCGCAGACGACATCTTTGGCGGTGCCGAAGAAGCTCCCATGGAAGAAGCCGCTCCTGCCGACGACATCTTCGGTGGTGGCGACGAAGCTCCCGCCGATGCAGCGGCTCCCGCAGACGATATCTTTGGCGGTGCCGAAGAAGCTCCCATGGAAGAAGCCGCTCCCGCCGACGACATCTTCGGTGGTGGCGACGAAGCTCCCGCCGATGCAGCGGCTCCCGCAGACGACATCTTTGGCGGTGCCGCAGAAGCCCCGATGGAAGAAGCCGCTCCTGCTGACGACATCTTCGGTGGTGGTGACGCAGCTCCCGCGGATGACATCTTTGGCGGTGCCGAAGAAACTCCCGCCGCAGGGGATGACATCTTTGGTGGTGACGCGTCTGCCGCGCCGTCTGCCGACGACATCTTTGGTGGTGGTGAAGAGATGGCCTTGCCTCCGGCCGGCGAAGAAGCCGCTCCGGCCGACGACGCGACTCCCTCGGCCGATGACATCTTCGGAACCCCCGAAGAAGCTCCGGCCGAAGAGCCCGACGCGTTGGACATCTTCGGGACTGCTCCGCAAGAGTCTGCCGCAACGCCCGTGGCAGCTCCGCTGGATCCTCTGGCCGCTACCGAAGCTCGCGTTTGGATCGACAATACCGGAGGCTTTTCCACCGAGGGTCGATTGATCGAAATCGAAGCGGACTACATCCGTTTGCTGAAACCCAACGGTCGCACTTGCACCGTGCCGATGCGTCGGCTGAGTCCTGCGGATGAGGCTTACGTGAACGGCATTTCGCGGCAATTGCCGGCCGAAACCGTGGCGATGTTGATTCAGAACTAGGTCATGAGCGACCCGGTTCGGCTAATGCACTACGACCCGCAGTGGCGTCAGGAATTTGAACAAACGCGTTCAAGTGTCCTGATGTCCTGCACCGGGTGGGTGCAGGCGGTTGAACACATCGGCAGCACCTCGGTGACCGGCATCGTGGCTCAGCCGGTCATCGATGCAGTGGCTGGCGTGGTCGACCCCAGCGGTTTGCAACACGCCCAGGCCGCTTTGGAAGGCCTTAATTTCCGCAGCGTCGAATTGCCCACCTGGGCCGACGATGCGGTGTTAATGCTCAAGCCACGAAACGCGTCCCCGACGCACAGCATCTTTTTGACTCAGATCGATAGCCCGTTGTGGAAGCGGCTGCTGGGCGTTCGCGATCGGTTGAGAGAAAACCGCGAAGTGGCGCTGCGGTATGAGGATGCCAAGGTGCACCGCTGGAAAGCCGCCAGCGGCGATCGTGAAAGTTATCAGCAAGCCAAAGCGATGTTTTTCTCGCATCTGGAAGACCAGCTGCGCTCCGAAAGCTGATCCGGTGAGGCTCGCGCAGCATGGCCAGCAAGCGAAAACGGATGACGGCGGCCGACTACACGGCGCTGGCCTTCTGCCCGGCCATGATCGTGCTGATGCTGACCGCTCTGGTGCACTTTCTGGTTCTGTGTATCTATCGCGGCGAGTTCTCCACGCGATTGACCTATATCCTGTTTATGTTCATCGTTGGGGCCACCGGGATCGCACGCATCACGGTGGAGTTCGGTCGCGCCCATGCGAGTGCCTATGCGGCCGTGCTGGGGTTGGCCACGGTGCTGGTGCTGTCTCAGTTCAGCAATCCCCTGTTCGCCGTTTCGATGGTGGTGATCGTCTGGCTGTTGGCTGACCAGATTACCTTCGACTGCACCGTGATTGACGACAACGAGCGGGCCAGCGGCGAAGGCTTGCTGAACGTCGGCGGTTGGCTGCCGGGAACGGGGGCTGCGAAGTCGCCCGATGTGGATGTGAACCTGGATGGAACCACGGTGGCATCGGATGACGCCACCGAAAAAGATTCGCGAGCCAAACAAACGCGACGACGCGGTCCTCGCAAACCTGGCCGGACGGTGTTCTGGTTGGCCTTGGCCGCGCTGCCGCTGTTTGGCATCGGACAATGGGTCCTGCCCGACCAGTCGGACATCCATCGCCGAGCCCATTTGGCTTTGGGCGTTTATCTGTTCGCGACGCTGATGTTGTTGGTCACCACCAGCTTTCTGAACCTCCGCGCATACTTGCGGCGCCGCGGCGCGGAGATGCCGAGCAACGTGTCGGTGACCTGGATCGTCGCCGGCATCGTGCTCACCTTACTGCTGTTGGTGGTGTGTTTTCTGCTGCCCGTGCCGGGGCGAGCGATCGCCGCGCTGCAGCTGCCCGAGACGCTCGAGTCGCCGGATTGGCTGGAACCGAGCCGCTGGGGCTGGGGCTCCGAAGGCGTCACCTCTCAGGGCAATCAGGATGCCGCGCCCGGACCGGTCGACAGCGAGCGGGCCGACGAAAACGCTCGCACCGGTGAAGCCGATGACGAGTCGTCTGAACAGGGCGGCCGACCCGGCGAGGGCGGGAAACCAGGCGAAGGCGGTCAGGGAAGCGAGAGCGGCCAGTCCGGCCAAGGTGACCAGCAAGGCGACAGCGGCCAGTCAGGCGACAGCGACCAGCAGGGAGAAAGTGGCGAGCAGGGCGATAGTGGACAGCAGGGGGAAAGTGGCCAGCAGGGCGACGGCGGCGAGTCGGGTGACCGTGGTCAGCAAGGAGACAGCAGTCAGCAGGGGGAAAACGCTCAGCAGGGCGAAAACGGACAGCAGGGAGAGCAGAGCCCATCGGAGCAGGAGGGCGGCGACACGGCGGCCGACGGTTCGCAGCCGCCGGACGCGTCTTCGGGCAGCTCGTCCCCGCCACTGGATCTGACCGCTTGGTTGCCCAATTTAAGTTCGATCCTGAAGGCTTTGATCGTGATCGTGCTGTTGGGGATTGTGATCTGGTTTTTGATTAAGAACCGCGATGCGCTGGTGGCTTGGTGGCGATCGTTCTGCGACTATTGGAAGAACCTGCAAAGGCAGGCGGGCGTTGCCGACGATCAACCGCTCGACCCACTGGCCGAGATCCGTTATCGCGAGTTTGCTTCGTTTCGCGATCCCAGCGGCGAAGGCGGTGATCCACGCCGCGTGATCGTGATTACCTTTGCGGCGCTCGAAGCCTGGTCCCGCGAAGCCGGCACGGCTCGCCACGCCGACGAAACGCCGAGCGAGTTTTCGCGGCGGTTGGGAGGGCAGTACCCGCAGCAACAAGCGGCCCTGCAGCGGCTGGCCGCAGCCTACAACCGCGTCGTCTAC from Roseimaritima ulvae includes these protein-coding regions:
- a CDS encoding GrpB family protein codes for the protein MSDPVRLMHYDPQWRQEFEQTRSSVLMSCTGWVQAVEHIGSTSVTGIVAQPVIDAVAGVVDPSGLQHAQAALEGLNFRSVELPTWADDAVLMLKPRNASPTHSIFLTQIDSPLWKRLLGVRDRLRENREVALRYEDAKVHRWKAASGDRESYQQAKAMFFSHLEDQLRSES
- a CDS encoding nucleoporin, producing the protein MSRKTRRVLQSVLVCTLVTVLCLSPASAGWLKKRAQCQPAPVYCQPVPACCEPSPVCCEPVPVVVCPPAPPVGCCDGPVISGEVIHEGPIGGTVLEGSQFGAGEETVPEPEALKPAVEEPAPEVEEPAPADEPSDNDPMPAPATEPMPAEAVAEPEPVPAEEPAPVEEPAPAPVEEPAPVEEPAPVEEPAPVEEPAPVAEPAPAPEEMPAPDDTPAPAEAAPVDDIFGGAEEAPMEEAAPADNIFGGDEAPADAAAPADDIFGGAEEAPMEEAAPADDIFGGDEAAPADAAAPADDIFGGAEEAPMEEAAPADDIFGGGDEAPADAAAPADDIFGGAEEAPMEEAAPADDIFGGGDEAPADAAAPADDIFGGAEEAPMEEAAPADDIFGGGDEAPADAAAPADDIFGGAAEAPMEEAAPADDIFGGGDAAPADDIFGGAEETPAAGDDIFGGDASAAPSADDIFGGGEEMALPPAGEEAAPADDATPSADDIFGTPEEAPAEEPDALDIFGTAPQESAATPVAAPLDPLAATEARVWIDNTGGFSTEGRLIEIEADYIRLLKPNGRTCTVPMRRLSPADEAYVNGISRQLPAETVAMLIQN
- a CDS encoding DUF4129 domain-containing protein produces the protein MASKRKRMTAADYTALAFCPAMIVLMLTALVHFLVLCIYRGEFSTRLTYILFMFIVGATGIARITVEFGRAHASAYAAVLGLATVLVLSQFSNPLFAVSMVVIVWLLADQITFDCTVIDDNERASGEGLLNVGGWLPGTGAAKSPDVDVNLDGTTVASDDATEKDSRAKQTRRRGPRKPGRTVFWLALAALPLFGIGQWVLPDQSDIHRRAHLALGVYLFATLMLLVTTSFLNLRAYLRRRGAEMPSNVSVTWIVAGIVLTLLLLVVCFLLPVPGRAIAALQLPETLESPDWLEPSRWGWGSEGVTSQGNQDAAPGPVDSERADENARTGEADDESSEQGGRPGEGGKPGEGGQGSESGQSGQGDQQGDSGQSGDSDQQGESGEQGDSGQQGESGQQGDGGESGDRGQQGDSSQQGENAQQGENGQQGEQSPSEQEGGDTAADGSQPPDASSGSSSPPLDLTAWLPNLSSILKALIVIVLLGIVIWFLIKNRDALVAWWRSFCDYWKNLQRQAGVADDQPLDPLAEIRYREFASFRDPSGEGGDPRRVIVITFAALEAWSREAGTARHADETPSEFSRRLGGQYPQQQAALQRLAAAYNRVVYGRRQAGELDLQASQNLWQWMREGGRGKGEGGSLKFERDKTEGT